A single window of Bufo bufo chromosome 10, aBufBuf1.1, whole genome shotgun sequence DNA harbors:
- the LOC120980103 gene encoding uncharacterized transmembrane protein DDB_G0289901-like — MTTTGGGGGHITGGGHTTGGRKRGLPHHGRWEVGAATPREAATTKGGGGHNLGGVGSHTTEGGSATPGEAGVATPRKAWAATPLAAGEATPREADTPREAATTEGGAATTREAWAATPRKVGAATTREVEAATAREAWAATPRKAGEATPREVGVATPQEAGRPHHGSSAGSAGASSAGSAGTSSAGSAGASSAGSAGASSAGSAGTSSAGSAGTSSAGSAGTSSAGSAGASSAGSAGASSAGSAGASSAGSAGASSAGSAGASSAGSAGPSSAGSAGASSAGSAGASSAGSAGTSSAGSAGASSAGSAGASSAGSAGPSSAGSAGTSSAGSAGTSSAGSAGTSSTWSAGTSSAGSAGDSSTWSAGTSSAGSAGASSAGSAGPSSAGSAGASSCGTSSAGSAGTSSAGSAGTSSAGPSSAGSAGASSAGSAGTSSAGSAGTSSAGSAGTSSPGSAGTSSAGSAGTSSAGSAGTSSAGSAGALTGSRRLVASVGGVAR, encoded by the exons ATGACCACCACAGGAGGCGGGGGCGGCCACATCACGGGAGGCGGCCACACCACGGGAGGCAGGAAGCGGGGGCTGCCACACCACGGGAGGTGGGAAGTGGGGGCAGCCACACCACGGGAGGCGGCCACCACGAAAGGCGGGGGCGGCCACAACTTGGGAGGCGTGGGCAGCCATACCACGGAAGGCGGGTCGGCCACACCAGGGGAGGCGGGGGTGGCCACACCACGGAAGGCGTGGGCGGCCACACCACTGGCGGCGGGGGAGGCCACACCACGGGAGGCGGACACACCACGGGAGGCAGCCACCACGGAAGGCGGGGCGGCCACAACTCGGGAGGCGTGGGCGGCCACACCACGGAAGGTGGGGGCGGCCACAACACGGGAGGTGGAGGCGGCCACAGCACGGGAGGCGTGGGCGGCCACACCACGGAAGGCGGGGGAGGCCACACCACGGGAGGTGGGGGTGGCCACACCACAGGAGGCGGGGCGGCCACACCACGGAAG TAGTGCAGGCAGTGCTGGGGCTAGTAGTGCAGGCAGTGCTGGGACTAGTAGTGCAGGGAGTGCTGGGGCTAGTAGTGCAGGGAGTGCTGGGGCTAGTAGTGCAGGGAGTGCTGGGACTAGTAGTGCAGGGAGTGCTGGGACTAGTAGTGCAGGGAGTGCTGGGACTAGTAGTGCAGGGAGTGCTGGGGCTAGTAGTGCAGGCAGTGCTGGGGCCAGTAGTGCAGGGAGTGCTGGGGCTAGTAGTGCAGGGAGTGCTGGGGCTAGTAGTGCAGGCAGTGCTGGGGCTAGTAGTGCAGGGAGTGCTGGGCCTAGTAGTGCAGGGAGTGCTGGGGCTAGTAGTGCAGGCAGTGCTGGGGCCAGTAGTGCAGGGAGTGCTGGGACTAGTAGTGCAGGGAGTGCTGGGGCTAGTAGTGCAGGGAGTGCTGGGGCTAGTAGTGCAGGGAGTGCTGGGCCTAGTAGTGCAGGGAGTGCTGGGACTAGTAGTGCAGGGAGTGCTGGGACTAGTAGTGCAGGGAGTGCTGGGACTAGTAGTACATGGAGTGCTGGGACTAGTAGTGCAGGGAGTGCTGGGGATAGTAGTACATGGAGTGCTGGGACTAGTAGTGCAGGGAGTGCTGGGGCTAGTAGTGCAGGGAGTGCTGGGCCTAGTAGTGCAGGGAGTGCTGGGGCTAGTAGTTGCGGGACTAGTAGTGCAGGGAGTGCTGGGACTAGTAGTGCAGGGAGTGCTGGGACTA GCAGTGCTGGGCCTAGTAGTGCAGGGAGTGCTGGGGCTAGTAGTGCAGGGAGTGCTGGGACTAGTAGTGCAGGGAGTGCTGGGACTAGTAGTGCAGGGAGTGCTGGGACTAGTAGTCCAG GGAGTGCTGGGACTAGTAGTGCAGGGAGTGCTGGGACTAGTAGTGCAGGGAGTGCTGGAACTAGTAGTGCAGGCAGTGCTGGGGCTT TGACTGGAAGTCGCCGGTTGGTGGCGTCGGTCGGCGGCGTCGCTCGGTGA